In Sorex araneus isolate mSorAra2 chromosome 11, mSorAra2.pri, whole genome shotgun sequence, the sequence CAGTTGCCACAGACCAAGTTCCTTCCCAGGAAAGAGTTCTTCTCACACTGAAACTCTTTTCTGCTACCTTGGCCATCACCCTGCTTCcaagcagagaagagagaggtgtTAAGGGCAAAAATAACAGGGAGGAAACAGGCTCACGAGGCTGCATCATCATGATGTGCATAAAAATACTTCCAAAGTGGTCTTGGAGAAGACAGTCTACAGCTGAAGTCATCAGGGCATTTCTGTGTATCTTAAACTGATGCCTCTGGTTGCAAGAGCCCAGAAATggagacattaaaaaatatataatatttattgtcCAAAGTCAGGAATCCAGATGGGGAAAGTCACCCCAGAACTCTTCTGTCTTCCTACGCAGCCAGGTTACATCCCTGACCTAGGGTGTAGGTTCTATGGAATGTTTAAGCAGTTGCCTAGGGGAAGCCTATAAAGATTGGTCTGTGTTTTTAAGTATGTTTTCCTTATAAAAGTTAAGTTACTGAGACAGCCATACCCACGAAAACCTTTGTGGCTGCTTTCAACAACACACATATGCAACAGGGGGGAAAATCTTACTACAAAACTATATTAACCCCATGGATTAATGTATTGGATCTCAATCATCTGAACATAGAATCCTGTGCATGTATAGGGCTCTATTCCCGCACAGCAGTTTAATCGCACAAGCATCAGAGCAAACAAGCCCAGGATGCCCTTACCACTGACAGAGCATCCTCAGGGACACCCCTGCTTGTGTCCACAGGGTTCTGTGACTCCTATttgtctttcctccttcctttcccctgtGCATGCTCTTGTTGCAACATCTGGAGATTTTTCACACTCTTGTGGTGCCTGTCAGGGGTGGCACATCCAATTGTGGTGCTTGccccaaggacagtggatacaagggccaggaggattaccccatagctggaagcctgcttcatgagcggaggggagaaggcagatgaactagaaaagggatcactaagaaaataatggctggaggaaccagttgggatgggagatgcatgccgaaagtagataatggaccaaacatgatgacctctcagtgtctgtgttgtaagtcataatgcccaaaagtagagagagagtatggggaatattgtctgccacagaggcaggaggagggtgggaaaggggggtataccctggatattggtggtggggaatgtgcactggtggagggatgggtgtttgatcattgtgagattgtaacccaaacatgaaagcttgtaactatctcacagtgattcaataaaattaaaaaaaaaaggggggggctggagagatagcacagcgggtagggcgtttgccttgcatgcggccgacccgggttcaaatcccagcatcccatatggtcccctgagcacggccaggggtaattcctgagtgcagagccaggagtaacccctgtgcatcaccaggtgtgacccaaaaagcaaaaaataaaataaaataaaataaaattttttaaaaaaaggaaaagaattgtggtgcttgcacactctgTTGAGGTGCTCCCTGGAGTGCTCACTCTTTAGATTTGCTCACACATGTGTTCACgggaggtgggaaggatgcttACACATCTTTTTCTTGTGCTTACCAGGGGCCAGTCTTTAGTTTCCGGACTCATACACACCTGACTACAGAGGAGTCAGATATTGTTCCAGCATCAGGAATTACACACGGAGAGTTGCCAGGATTGGGCTTGATTTATATAAGCAGCATCAGGGATTTAACTCACAGCCTCATGTTTGCAGGGCAAGGACTTTAGCCACCAAGCCACCTCCCAGCTCCTCCACTAGAAGCAGATGTTATCACTGTTAGTAGACACCTCAAATCCTTTCCCAAAGCCACTAACACAATAGAGCTAAAACGCAAACtccatatatgggctggagtaatagaacagcagggtaggcacttgccttgcgggaCCAGCTTTATCCACACACCTTACATgttcccctaagcctgccaggccttacacctgagcacagagccaggaatagctcctgagcttCGCCAGATGTGGTTAAaccccacccaaaaaataaaaataaaaattcctttaaataaataaactgcacAAAAAGCCAGGCATAACTCTGGCCTTGAGGAGGGCTGCAGCCAGCCTTGGGCTGCGTGGCTCTCGGGCCATAAGCTGAACAGCCGTCTTTCCTCGGCCAAAGTGCCCAGATGTCTCTCTGTGGCACTGCTCTGCCCCAAGGATGCCCATTTGTGCCTGCTGTGGACTAGGACCAAGACAGGTAGGGCTTAGTACAGACACTTTCTTTCAAAACTACCACTAGTATCCCTGCTCATTGCAGGATGCAATCCACTGGTGGGTGTGAAAGCTACCAGGGCtgagacctgtgtgtgtgtgtgtgtgtgtgtgtgtgtgtgtgtctatgtgactTTCACAGTGCTCCTGCCTGCAGACATAGACTAGGAAACCAAGGATAAGGGGCAATGACGTTTAATCATTCACAAGTAGGGGGTCTGAGCAGAGAAGCAAGGGTGAAGCCAGGGTGTTACAGAGTGACGAGCAGATCTGCTGGTGAGGACAGGCTTCTCTGGAAGCCTTCACAGCCTTATGTATCTCTCCAGTTGGCACCTAGCTCAGTCCCCAAGTGTGGGAACACTCTTCACACTGGGCCCTGTACTCGTCCTCGGCCCCACTCCCTCTcctgaaaaaagaataaagagaagaaggtgggtgggagctgggggatAAAAGAGGCACCATATGCAGAGTAGGTTCTGCCCTTATTTTAAGCTAGCAAAAATACTGGCACTTTACATGAATAATGCCATTAACTTCTAAATCCAACTAGTGAGTGAAGTACCATTTCTACCTGcattggggagaagaaatcaggaaggTTCAGCAACTTGGCCAAAATCATATTTGAGAGGACCAAACAGGAATTCTCACCAGGCAGCTATCTGGCTAAGCACATTCTTACCCACAATAATGTATTTGCAAGTCAAAAGAAGCATTCCATATCACTTGTTCAAGGGTATATTCTTAGCTAGGCCTTTAATAAATATACTCAAATTTTCCAGGTCTAGATACAGATATGTCAAATGAAAGCTAGGTCTAGATCCAGATAtgtcaaatttaaattaaatagaattaatttggggggcagagagaaagaTGGGCTTTGcctgcagttgacccaggttcaatacccaatgccccatatggtccccaagcttgtccagagccaggcgtaacccttgagcactgctgaatatagCCCAAaagaccaaacacacacacaaaaatgtttgaatttgtctcatataaaataaagttttacttaTCAAATTAGTCAAAATATTCATATTTGATAACATTTATATGGTATGAAAAATAAGTATACTCTTGGATGAAACTTTTTGGTAGAACAATTTGACAATATCCATAGATGTTTTATAAATATCATCTGAGGaaaactttcactgtatcactgtcatcctattgttcatcgatttgcttgagcgggtgcccgtaatgtctccactctttctagccctgagatcttaacagcctctcttcactcgtccttcccaacagtaccGCACTGGAGGCCCtgtcagggttaggggaatgagacccatcattgttactgtttttggcatatcaaatatgccatggggagcttgccaggctctgccgtgtggggcaggatactctaggtagtttgctgggttctccaagacggagaactagacaataagaggtcgcagCCACACTtcggggagctttgttttatagtctctggatcttggccattgatgggattacacggcatcaggggcagtttgtgggtgtgactgcttaggtactggaaaagggggaatctgggtggaggaggcccagtctcaattcaagcaggcttgaagagctcagccctgggtcccacacacctgggttcctctgccagttccttcatgcgtgaggcttgtccaagcgtgtagagagtggccttgagcatggctgtggctgggttctggaggtcttcagctgccagggctctgctcttggtggggagggaaactcaccttGCCCCCTCTGAGGGCctcggtaaagacagccaggcatgggggcaggagactctgccgaGGAAAACTTTATCATACAGATTTTCTCATATATgcacaaaaaaaattatacatgcaAGATATTTGTGTTTACATAGCTTGTATAATAGCATAAACACAAGAAATAACATGAAGCCCAACAATTGAGTACTGCTGGGGATTTTttcaatagcactatagcactgtcatcccgttaatcatcgatttacttgggcgggcgccagtagtgtctccatttgtcccagccctgagattttagcatcgtaAACTTTATGCCCTCTTTTGTGGATGCGGCGCgccagctggatgtccttgggcataatGGGGACGCGCTTGGCGTGGATGGCGCAGAGGCTGGTGTCCTCGAAGAGCCCCATCAGGTAGGCCTCACACGCCTCCTGCAGCGCCAAGCCGGCCGAGCCCTGGGAGCCCAGGTCGGTCCTGAAGTCCTGCGGGATGTCGCGCACCAGCCTTGCGATGAGCAGCTCGGTGGCCTTCTGGGAGCGGCGGCTCTCGCGCAGCGCCACGGTGCCAAAAATAGGCCGGTAGCGGTGCGGCTTCTTCACACGGCCCGTGGCAGGCGCGCTCTTGCGGccgcctctctcttttttttttcaataaaaaagacTTATTATATGCAATATAATATACACATGAGAAAGGAGGCAGAAGCTATAGAGAACAATATCATCTGCACAGTACcttcactttttaaagttttctttgtttgggggccataccgagcagtgctcagagcttatattcagcggggctcaagggaccacccGTCGAACACgtgtcagcacatgcaaggcaagtgcctcacttgctgtactaactctccagaccCACAGtatcttaattctttttaaaaaataattgcagaaGGTCAGAGACTACAGCAGGTAAGTTTttcgtcttgcacacagctgactttaCTTCAAGCCCCAAcaccactgccaggtatggtccaaaaacaaaaacaaaacaaaaatatatctatatatacatgtgtgtatatatatgtatgtgtttatatatatgtatatatacatatgtacatatatatacatatatatatatatatataaacacaaaggCAGAATGGTTTGTCGTTAGAGAGGAAATTTTCTAGGGGACTCACCCAAATCACAGAGACATCCCTTGGGAATTGCACATGGGAGATGAGGCCCACTTTTACACTATAttcaaaaattctttcttttcctgggTTTTAGGGTgatacccggaggtgctcaggggttattcctggctctgcactcaaagtgctcaggggaccagatgggatgctggggccccAGTCCAgaccagccgcatgcaaggcaaacaccctacctgctgtgctaccactctgggCTCCTACTTGAAAATTCTTATCAGAAGCATGTAAAATCTTTAAAAGCAAAAAGCCAAGTTTGCACTGTTTAAAATTCTTAGGATCAATACAcactccttttatttaaaaaaaaaaaaaaaagacaaacaaaaatctagCTGGGTGTCCCACAGGCTGGAGTGATTTCCAGTCCTTTCATTTCCTGGCCATAAAACCGGGTACGCTGCACCAAGTGTCACTGCGCAGTGAGGCGAATTGTGAGCAGAGACTAGGATAATGTATGCTGGAGGCAGACGACAAGGCGCTGATGTTTTCACACAATTACCTGCATGTATTGGGAACTTCCTGTGGcaggtttttggggtttttttcccttctaatGAGAGTGTGGTAtctggaggagcagcagcagccgtCTTGTGACAATGAAGACAGTTCTCACACACACCAGTAATTGTGCAGAATCATGGGAAAAACTTTATTCCTCAATGTCCTCAATAAGCTACCAAACCTAGGCTGGAACAGCAACCTGGATTctcttatctttccttttgtgatGCATGATAACTTTTGAGTCATAATTCAGTAGCTTTCAGATCCTTGTGTCCAGAAAAGGTAGTCCCTAAGCGAGGCTTTGAGGGCAGGACGAGAAGTGTGTCCTGATCTCTATCCTCCCTCTAGCCCTACTGAGGAAGAGAAGCTTCAAGACAggtcatactctctctctctctctgtctctctctctctgtctctctgtctctgtctctgtctctctgtctctgtctgtctctctgtgtctctgtctctctgtctctctctctgtctctctgtctctgtctctctttctctccct encodes:
- the LOC101551114 gene encoding histone H3.1-like codes for the protein MVVICKILHASDKNFQVGAQSGSTAERGGRKSAPATGRVKKPHRYRPIFGTVALRESRRSQKATELLIARLVRDIPQDFRTDLGSQGSAGLALQEACEAYLMGLFEDTSLCAIHAKRVPIMPKDIQLARRIHKRGHKSLLPPCLAVFTEALRGGKLFPHSWASGSQESSKAQGHAPDDIGLGLDLLAVGYEVNRSGEENKK